A genomic window from Salvia hispanica cultivar TCC Black 2014 chromosome 5, UniMelb_Shisp_WGS_1.0, whole genome shotgun sequence includes:
- the LOC125189994 gene encoding NAC domain-containing protein 78-like, producing MLVKGFEFNPSGEDLINFYLYPCVKQQVPWNGIPVKEIYGPSSDPWVVFYDVESRWHSRLEEKGAIKYTIYAFTFLSRVSKSKRVSRKAGTGTWHGQTGPEMIQDSKNGQIIGQSKMLAFKHPGSDADFGHWTLHEYSLGDNLIRSSGVPNAADLVVCRITKTVKKKNNNNKKSGAQPPLAKISKLPELRTTEMFLPESQGNGVWVQPPQIVNHAAVRDPFDVSDRR from the coding sequence ATGTTAGTTAAGGGATTTGAGTTCAATCCGAGCGGCGAAGATTTGATCAATTTCTACCTTTATCCATGCGTGAAGCAACAGGTGCCGTGGAATGGCATTCCCGTGAAGGAAATCTACGGTCCATCGTCGGATCCGTGGGTGGTTTTCTATGATGTGGAGTCGCGTTGGCACTCGAGGTTGGAGGAGAAGGGCGCCATCAAGTACACCATATACGCCTTCACATTTCTCTCGAGGGTTTCCAAATCGAAGAGGGTTTCTCGAAAGGCAGGGACTGGGACTTGGCACGGCCAAACGGGCCCCGAGATGATCCAAGATTCCAAGAACGGCCAAATCATCGGCCAATCCAAGATGCTGGCCTTCAAGCACCCGGGCTCGGATGCCGATTTTGGCCATTGGACTCTGCACGAATATTCCCTCGGCGACAACCTAATTAGGTCAAGCGGCGTACCAAACGCAGCCGATCTCGTCGTGTGCAGGATCACCAAGACCgtcaagaagaagaacaacaacaacaaaaaatccGGTGCGCAGCCGCCTTTGGCCAAGATTAGCAAGCTTCCGGAGTTGCGGACAACGGAGATGTTTCTTCCGGAATCGCAAGGCAACGGTGTTTGGGTCCAGCCGCCCCAAATTGTGAATCATGCGGCGGTTAGAGACCCTTTTGATGTTAGTGATCGGAGGTAG
- the LOC125189995 gene encoding DNA-directed RNA polymerase subunit beta-like yields the protein MVFNPLGVPSRMNVGQIFECSLGLAGGLLDRHYRIAPFDERYEQEASRKLVFSELYEASKQTANPWVFEPEYPGKSRIFDGRTGSPFEQPVIIGKPYILKLIHQVDDKIHGRSSGHYALVTQQPLRGRAKQGGQRVGEMEVWALEGFGVAHILQEMLTYKSDHIRARQEVLGTTITGGTIPNPEDAPESFRLLVRELRSLALELNHFLVSEKNFQINRKEA from the coding sequence ATGGTCTTCAACCCATTAGGAGTACCTTCACGAATGAATGTAGGACAGATATTTGAATGTTCGCTCGGGTTAGCAGGGGGTTTGCTAGACAGACATTATCGAATAGCGCCTTTTGATGAGAGATATGAACAAGAAGCTTCCAGAAAACTAGTGTTTTCTGAATTATATGAAGCCAGTAAGCAAACAGCGAATCCATGGGTATTTGAACCCGAATATCCAGGAAAAAGCAGAATATTTGATGGAAGGACGGGGAGCCCTTTTGAACAACCCGTTATAATAGGAAAGCCTTATATCTTGAAATTAATTCATCAAGTTGATGATAAAATCCATGGACGTTCCAGTGGACATTATGCGCTTGTTACACAACAACCCCTTAGGGGAAGGGCAAAACAAGGGGGACAACGGGTAGGAGAAATGGAGGTTTGGGCTCTAGAAGGATTTGGTGTTGCTCATATTTTACAAGAGATGCTTACTTATAAATCTGATCATATTAGAGCGCGTCAAGAAGTACTTGGTACTACGATCACTGGAGGAACAATACCTAATCCTGAGGATGCTCCCGAATCATTTCGACTGCTTGTTCGAGAACTACGATCTTTAGCTCTGGAACTGAATCATTTCCTTGTATCTGAGAAAAACTTCCAGATTAATAGGAAGGAAGCTTAA
- the LOC125187588 gene encoding stem-specific protein TSJT1-like, translating into MLSIFRNGVIDPPRELHSPAPTAASVRSKTPDDTLKDFLDSNPKNAYSVQFVDKAALAHAAPQFTRYRSLFSGVDDVYCIFMGDLKNLCLLNKQYGLTKCANEALFVIEAYRTLRDRSPMPAHQVLKELEGSFAFVIYDHKYGTVFAALGADKALNLFWGVSSDGSVMISDNVGLIKASCRKSYAPFPPGCLYHSDKGLISFEHPMHKMKAMPRIDSEGAMCGSYFAVDAYSKVNSMPRVGSSANWATWG; encoded by the exons ATGCTGTCTATATTCAGGAACGGCGTGATTGATCCACCGCGCGAGCTACACAGCCCAGCCCCAACGGCAGCCTCCGTCAGATCCAAGACTCCAGATGACACTCTGAAGGATTTCTTAGATTCAAACCCCAAAAATGCCTACTCCGTTCAATTCGTCGACAAGGCCGCCCTAGCACACGCCGCACCTCAGTTTACCCGCTATCGAAG CTTGTTCTCGGGGGTGGATGACGTGTACTGCATTTTCATGGGGGATTTGAAGAACCTGTGCCTGCTGAACAAGCAGTACGGGCTGACAAAGTGCGCAAATGAGGCGCTGTTTGTGATCGAGGCGTACCGGACTCTCCGCGACCGCAGCCCCATGCCCGCGCATCAGGTCCTCAAGGAGCTCGAAGGCAGCTTCGCATTTGTCATCTACGATCACAAATATGGCACTGTCTTTGCTGCTCTC GGTGCCGATAAGGCGTTGAATTTGTTTTGGGGCGTTTCGTCCGATGGATCGGTGATGATATCGGATAATGTCGGCCTTATAAAAGCGAGCTGCAGAAAATCGTATGCTCCATTTCCACCTG GATGCTTGTACCATAGCGATAAAGGATTGATAAGCTTCGAGCACCCGATGCATAAGATGAAGGCGATGCCGAGAATCGACAGCGAAGGCGCAATGTGCGGATCGTATTTCGCAGTGGATGCATATTCTAAGGTTAACAGCATGCCCCGCGTTGGAAGTTCTGCTAACTGGGCAACCTGGGGCTGA
- the LOC125187587 gene encoding mediator of RNA polymerase II transcription subunit 16-like, which produces MNDTTNSNSKQPPPDPPPPSATNESDLQPSSPGSASSDKADAGEDEEDVVMTEKDTPVAAPANSTDDSVDDDSATPATVFHIKLKQPKSNLLHKMSVPELCRTFSVVAWCGKLNCIACASETCARIPSSTANPPFWIPIHIVIPERPTECTVFNVIADSPRDSVQFIEWSPTSCPRALLIANFHGRITIWTQPSQGPANLVKEASCWQLEYEWRQDIAVVTKWLSGASPYRRLSARSSGSTKSTFEEKFLSQQPHAPAGWPNFLCVCSVFSSGSVQLHWSQWPPNQSGAPSKWFCTSKGLLGAGPSGIMAADAIVTDSGALHVAGVPIVNPSTVVVWEVTPGPGNGFQAIPKTSVNNEVPPSLNPPSWDGFAPLAAYLFSWQEYLLLEAKQGVKKTEQDYSDVVILHCSPVSNFSAYVSPEAAAQSAATTTWGSGVTAVAFDPTCGGSVISVVIVEGQYMSPYDPDEGPSVNGWRVQRWESSVENVVIHQIFGNPSSNFGGQAPKQTVWVSKVNKCIPAPSEFKCPGGVAIPPIRDGKVTPESGVEKRVSFDPFDLPSDIRTLARIVYSAHGGEIAVSFLQGGVHVFSGANFAAVDSYQINVGSAIAAPAFSSTSCCSASVWHDGSKDCTILKIIRVLPPVPSSQAKANSALWERAIAERFWWSLLVGVDWWDAVGCTQSAAEDGIVSLNSVIAVLDADFHSLPSTQHRQQYGPSLDRIKCRLLEGTSAQEVRAMVLDMQARLLLDMLGKGIESALINPSALVQEPWQASGETLSNIDADAMAVDPALVLSIQAYVDAVLDLASHFITRLRRYASFCRTLASHAATSGTGGSRNLVTSPTQSTTAPATTQASQGGTTSSTGSTQMQAWVQGAIAKISSTNDTAVPSTAPNPISGPSTFMPISINTGTFPGTPAVRLIGDCHFLHRLCQLLLFCFFFRRTQLPRFIGAAQRNNDSSVQKPQIGILSKSEETNSITVKPASTAIRSEETQPRTGQVGNGVKAPEEGPTSRSRLGSGNAGQGYTFEEVKVLFLILMDLCRRTSGLQHQLPLSQVGSSNIQVRLHYIDGNYTVLPEVVEASLGPHMQNMPRPRGADAAGLLLRELELHPPAEEWHKRNMFGGPWSDRDGTSVSDEGTKYSSSSENVDAHNGTHTLWPRKRRMSERDAAFGLNTSVGLGAYYGIMGSRRDVVTAVWKTGLEGTWYKCIRCLRQTCAFGSATTPSNQNEKEIWWISRWAYGCPMCGGTWVRVI; this is translated from the exons ATGAATGACACcaccaattccaattccaagcAACCCCCACCGGACCCACCTCCACCATCAGCCACTAACGAATCCGACCTCCAGCCATCTTCTCCTGGATCTGCCTCTTCCGATAAAGCAGACGCAGGGGAGGACGAGGAGGACGTGGTGATGACGGAAAAGGACACTCCAGTAGCTGCGCCTGCCAACTCCACTGACGATTCTGTGGATGATGATTCCGCCACCCCAGCCACCGTTTTTCACATCAAGCTTAAGCAGCCAAAGTCGAATTTGCTGCATAAGATGAGCGTTCCCGAGCTCTGCCGAACCTTTAG TGTTGTTGCTTGGTGTGGGAAGTTGAATTGCATAGCTTGTGCATCAGAAACCTGTGCAAGAATTCCGAG TTCAACTGCAAATCCTCCATTTTGGATCCCTATACATATAGTCATACCTGAGCGACCTACTGAATGCACAGTTTTCAATGTCATTGCAG ATTCACCTCGTGACTCTGTTCAGTTCATTGAGTGGTCGCCTACTTCATGTCCACGTGCACTGCTCATAGCTAATTTCCATGGACGGATAACCATTTGGACGCAGCCTTCCCAG GGACCGGCAAATCTTGTAAAAGAAGCTAGTTGCTGGCAGCTTGAATATGAATGGCGCCAGGATATTGCAGTTGTAACAAAGTGGCTCTCAGGAGCTTCTCCT TATAGGAGACTCTCAGCTAGATCTAGTGGTTCCACCAAGTCTACATTTGAGGAGAAATTCCTTTCGCAGCAACCACATGCTCCAG CTGGTTGGCCAAATTTTCTTTgtgtttgctctgttttctctTCGGGCTCTGTTCAGCTACACTGGTCCCAATGGCCACCCAATCAGAGTGGTGCTCCTTCCAAGTGGTTTTGCACCAGTAAAGGGCTTTTGGGTGCTGGACCTAGTGGAATCATGGCTGCTGATGCTATTGTCACAGATTCTGGAGCATTGCATGTGGCTGGAGTCCCCATAGTAAACCCATCAACTGTTGTTGTTTGGGAAGTAACACCTGGCCCTGGAAATGGTTTCCAAGCCATTCCCAAAACAAGTGTGAACAATGAAGTTCCCCCCTCACTCAATCCTCCTTCCTGGGATGGTTTTGCCCCTCTGGCTGCATATCTGTTTAGCTGGCAGGAGTATTTGTTATTAGAAGCAAAACAAGGTGTGAAAAAGACAGAACAGGATTACAGTGATGTGGTAATACTTCATTGTTCTCCTGTTTCCAACTTTTCTGCATATGTCAGCCCTGAAGCTGCTGCTCAGTCGGCAGCTACAACAACTTGGGGTTCTGGTGTCACTGCAGTTGCCTTCGATCCAACATGTGGTGGTTCTGTAATCTCTGTTGTGATAGTTGAAG GGCAGTACATGTCCCCCTATGATCCTGACGAAGGTCCTTCTGTCAATGGCTGGAGAGTTCAACGTTGGGAATCATCTGTAGAGAATGTAGTGATCCATCAGATTTTTGGGAATCCTAGCTCTAATTTTGGTGGCCAGGCACCTAAGCAAACAGTTTGGGTGAGTAAAGTGAATAAATGCATACCAGCACCTAGTGAGTTCAAATGTCCTGGAGGAGTGGCCATACCACCAATCCGTGATGGAAAAGTAACTCCTGAATCTGGTGTTGAGAAAAGAGTCAGTTTTGATCCTTTTGATCTGCCTAGTGATATAAGAACGCTTGCTCGGATAGTGTACTCTGCTCATGGTGGTGAGATTGctgtttcttttcttcaagGTGGGGTTCATGTTTTCTCTGGTGCAAACTTCGCAGCTGTTGATAGCTACCAGATTAATGTTGGCTCCGCCATTGCTGCTCCGGCATTTTCTTCTACCAGTTGCTGTTCAGCATCTGTTTGGCATGATGGTAGCAAGGATTGTactatattgaaaattatacgGGTGCTTCCTCCTGTTCCTAGTAGTCAAGCAAAAGCCAACTCTGCATTGTGGGAGCGAGCTATTGCTGAGAG GTTTTGGTGGAGTCTTTTGGTAGGAGTTGATTGGTGGGATGCAGTTGGCTGCACACAGAGTGCTGCAGAGGATGGGATTG TATCGCTGAACAGTGTCATTGCTGTACTGGATGCTGACTTCCACTCCCTTCCCTCAACTCAACACAGGCAGCAGTATGGACCT AGTTTGGACAGAATAAAATGTAGGCTTCTTGAAGGCACGAGTGCTCAAGAGGTTAGAGCCATGGTCCTTGACATGCAAGCAAGGTTGTTGTTGGACATGCTCGGTAAAGGAATCGAATCAGCTTTAATAAATCCTTCAGCTCTGGTGCAAGAACCTTGGCAAGCATCTGGTGAGACACTATCTAATATTGATGCTGATGCAATGGCTGTTGATCCAGCGCTTGTTCTAAGTATCCAG GCTTATGTTGATGCGGTCCTTGATCTGGCTTCACACTTCATTACACGTTTGCGACGATATGCAAGCTTCTGTCGTACACTGGCAAGTCATGCCGCTACCTCAGGTACAGGTGGGAGTCGTAATTTGGTGACGAGCCCTACACAAAGTACTACTGCTCCTGCAACAACTCAGG CTTCACAAGGTGGAACCACAAGCTCCACAGGTAGTACTCAGATGCAAGCCTGGGTACAAGGGGCTATTGCAAAGATCAGTAGTACAAATGATACCGCTGTTCCAAGCACAGCTCCAAACCCTATAAGTGGCCCTTCAACATTTATGCCAATCAGTATCAACACAGGAACGTTTCCAGGAACTCCAGCTGTTCGGCTCATTGGAGACTGCCATTTCCTTCATCGATTATGCCAACTTCtgctattttgttttttctttcggCGAACACAACTTCCCCGCTTTATTGGAGCTGCTCAAAGAAATAACGATTCGTCGGTCCAAAAGCCTCAGATTGGTATTTTGAGCAAATCAGAAGAAACCAACTCAATAACTGTAAAACCTGCATCGACTGCTATCAGATCAGAAGAAACACAGCCAAGGACTGGGCAGGTAGGAAATGGTGTGAAGGCACCCGAAGAAGGTCCAACTAGCCGGTCAAGATTAGGTTCCGGTAATGCTGGTCAAGGATATACGTTTGAGGAG GTGAAAGTCCTCTTCCTTATACTTATGGATCTCTGTCGAAGGACATCAGGATTGCAACATCAACTGCCACTTTCACAGGTGGGGAGCAGCAACATCCAAGTCCGCCTTCATTACATTGATGGTAACTACACAGTTCTACCAGAGGTTGTTGAAGCTTCACTTGGCCCTCATATGCAG AATATGCCCCGGCCTAGAGGTGCAGATGCTGCAGGTCTGCTTCTTCGTGAGTTGGAACTCCACCCTCCAGCTGAAGAATGGCACAAGAGGAATATGTTTGGAGGACCCTGGTCAGATCGAGATGGCACAAGTGTATCAGATGAGGGCACTAAATACAGCAGCTCATCTGAAAATGTAGATGCTCATAATGGAACTCACACCCTGTGGCCGAGAAAGCGCAGGATGTCAGAACGAGATGCAGCTTTTGGATTGAATACCTCAGTCGGCCTTGGAGCATACTACGGTATCATGGGATCCCGGAGAGATGTTGTAACTGCTGTCTGGAAAACAGGGCTTGAAGGAACTTGGTACAAA TGCATAAGATGCTTGCGGCAGACGTGTGCATTTGGTTCGGCTACTACTCCCTCAAATCAGAACGAGAAAGAAATATGGTGGATCAGCCGCTGGGCATACGGGTGCCCAATGTGTGGCGGAACATGGGTTCGGGTCATCTAG